GATTAATCTCGGCAACTACTCACTTGCTACCGCAGCAGGCATTTTCAAAAGTGTGGTCAGTCTGGTGCTCATATTTATCGCCAACGGGATTGCCAAGTCTCTTGGTGAAGAGCGATTGATATGATAAGGGGGCAGAGCTGTGAAGCGATTTAGTAGAAAACGAAGCTTGGGAGATTCTATTTTTTCCATCACCAATGGCATATTTATGTTGCTTGTCATGGTGGTTACGTTATATCCTTTTTTAAACACTATTGCCGTATCTTTCAATAACGGGCTGGATACGATCCGCGGGGGGATCTATCTCTGGCCGAGGGAATGGACGCTGCAAAATTACGTCTCCGTATTCCAGAATCCGAATCTGACACAAGCCGCATTTATTTCGGTTGCCAGAACTGTGGTAGGAACGGTTGTACAGCTGTTCTGTACAGCCATGCTGGCCTATGTGCTGAGCCGCAAGGAGTATATGTTTAACAAATTGGTCACGACACTGTTCGTCATGACGATGTATTTCAGCGGCGGCTTAATTCCGGGATACATGCTGATCAAACAAGTGGGGCTGCTGAACAGCTTCTGGGTATACATTATTCCCGGCTTGATCGGAGTGTTTAACATGATCGTCATTCGTACCTACATTCAGGGACTGTCGGAGGGATTGATTGAATCCGCGAAGATGGATGGAGCCGGAGATTTTCGGATTTTCATGCGTATCGTGCTTCCCTTATCCAAGCCGGTTCTGGCTACGGTTGCACTGTTTATTGCTGTAGGTCAGTGGAACTCCTGGTTTGACTCCATGTTGTACACGGCGGGAAATCGTAATTTGACCACCTTGCAGTATGAACTCATGAAATTGTTATCCTCTGCGACCTCACAGGGGGGAACCGTCAACGTGGATTCATTCAAAAATGTAACCAACATGGTGACGCCTGTGTCCATTCGGGCAGCAATCACGGTTGTGACGGCAATGCCGATTGTTTTACTGTATCCGTTCTTGCAAAAATACTTTGTGACTGGACTAACCATTGGAGGGGTAAAAGAATGAAAAATGCAAATCAAAGCGAACAATGCACGTTTAACAATCCGATTATGCCCGGGTTTTATCCAGATCCGTCCGTATGCCGGGTGGGTGAAGATTTTTATCTGGTGACATCAACATTTGCTTATTTTCCTGGCGTTCCTATCTTTCAGAGCCGTGATCTAGTGAATTGGAAACAGATTGGCAATGTGCTGGACCGTCCTTCGCAATTAAATCTTCAGGGAGCAGGCCATTCACAGGGGATATTCGCTCCAACGCTTCGGTATCATGAAGGCACCTTCTATATGATTACAACCAATGTATCACATGGCGGCAATTTTGTTGTAACCGCTACCGACCCGGCTGGGCCATGGTCAGATCCTTATTTTATTGAAGGCGCAGAAGGCATAGACCCTACGATTTTCTTTGATGACGGCAAAGCGTATTACCTTGGTACACGTCCTTGTTCTGAGGGAGTTCGTTATAATGGCAATTGGGAAGTTTGGTTGAGAGAGCTTGATCTGACGAATATGAAGCTGGTGGGAGACAGTTACGTTCTGTGGCGTGGGGCGATGGTGGATGTCATCTGGCCGGAAGGCCCGCATCTGTATAAGATCGATGAATATTACTATTTATTGATTGCAGAGGGAGGCACAGGGCCAAACCATGCGGTGACCATTGCTCGTAGCAAAAGTTTGACCGAAGGATACGTCGGGAATCCGAATAATCCAATCATTACACATCGCCATTTGGGTAAACGTTACCCTGTTGTTAATGTAGGACATGCCGACTTGGTGCAGGCTGAGAACGGTCAATGGTTCATGGTCATGTTGGCTTCGCGTCCATATGGAGGGAGCTTTAGTAATCTGGGGCGGGAGACGTTCCTTGCTTCTGTCGTTTGGGAGGACGGATGGCCTGTTGTCAATGAGGGCCGCGGAATCCTGGAGGAGCAGGGCACGTTGGATTTGAAGCCTGTTCCGGTAGAGCCGCAACTGCGTTTTGACCATTTTGACAGTGATAAACTGGGCTTGCAATGGATGTTTCTGCGCAATCCTCAGGAAGATCTCTATTCATTAACCGAACGCAAAGGATACTTGCGGCTGAAGCTGAAACCGCAAACATTGAAGGAAAAAGAAAACTCCAGCTTTGTTTGTCTGCGTCAAAGGCATATGGATTATGTCGCAGCTACAGCGATGGAATTTGTGCCCGGGAATGCAAACGAAACTGCTGGTCTTGTCGTCATTCAGAACGATCTGTATCACATACGGATTGAGCGTGCTCTGACCGAGAACCAGCAAGTGCTGCGTGTGGTGACCGTTATAGATGGTCAGGATACCCACATTGCGCAAGTCGCGCTGGATGATGAAGTATCACGAGTGTATATCAAACTGGCCGCGACAGGTCAGCAACTAAGCTTCTACTACAGCACGGATGGAAGTCAGTATCATCTGGTGGCGGAACAGGTGGATACAAGCAGCTTGAGCACTGAAGTAGCTGGCGGCTTTGTTGGCTGCTGTATCGGAATGTTTAGCAGCAGCAACGGTACTTCATCTGATCAGGTGGCTGACTTTGACTGGTTTGAATATGGTTCATATAAATAATATTTAGATGACAGAATAACAGTAAGAAAGCTCAATCCAGTGGCGGTATTCCAGGGATTGAGCTTTTTTTCGTTTTTTTTTGCTAAAGGGAAAACTGCGGGAGAGTAGGGGACGCGTTACAGCTTATTGATTAGTTTCATATGTTGAGTTTTTAATGATGTTAACTATTTTACGCTGAGCATCCTTGGCCTCCGGAATTGGATAGAGGACAAAGACATGGTTCATTTTGGGGTAAACGTAGGTTTGGTGATCGATTCTTTGATCCGTCAGCAGTTTGTCGAGCTTCATATTATCAGGAAACAAGCCCTCGTGAGTCCCGATAAAGATGCTGATTTTGCCCAGACCGGCGAAATCTCCGTAGATTGGACTGATTAACGGATCGTTCAACGGTTTGTCAGCTGCCCAGATCCGCCGGATGACATCATACCCTTCCACAGCGAGCATAGGGTCGCGGGTCTCGTAATCGAATATGACCGGATTGTCCAGCACCATATCCACACAAGGTGATAACAAGATGATATCTTTGGGCTGCGGGAGATCATGCATCTTCAGATAATGGGCCAAGGCAAGGGAGATGTTCCCGCCTGCGGAATCGCCCATAATGGTGAGCTGTGCCGGGTCGTCCACGGAGGCAAGCAGATTCCGATATAGATTGAGCAATTTCGGATATGTGTGTTGATAATTAAAATGCGGAACCTTTGGATAGATGGGAGCAACAACTTTGGCATTCAGAGCCTTAGCCATGCGGTCCATGAATTTCCAGTGTAAAGATAGCGGCTGGTGTGTATGTGCCCCGCCATGAATGTAGAGAATTACCCTCTGTTCACGTGAATGCTGATCGTTTAAGGTGAACACCTGCATGTCTTCATGGGAGCGCTCTTTGATGGAAGATGACAGTTTTGTTCTACCCAAGGTATAAGGTTTAATGTTTTCCAAGCCCATATGATCCAGGTGTTTGCGGGTAAGCTCTCGTGTTGAAAAAAATTTCTTGGTATCTAACGTTCCGATATATTTCTCGAATAGAAAGCTCGTCAACGAGCGTTTATGATTATGGATATACATGTTCATTGAGGAATCACCCTTCCTGATGGAGTTCAGATATACGATCTGTGGAGACTATAAGTAAAGTATAAAGGTTGAAGTGTACTTCAAGGTCAATCTTAATTTTTCCGTCAAACCGTTTACGGTTAGAGTAAAGCATGGTACCCGTTCTATGTTATGATATTTGCATCTTCAAAAGTTCGATTGAAGGGGCATAGCGTATGAATCAGAGCATACAACAGTTTAAAGCGGATTTTTTCAAAGCGTTGGCACACCCGATGCGAATTCAGATTCTGGAGCTGCTGAGTGAAGGAGCCAAGAATGTGAATGAACTGCAAAGTATTCTGGGATCGGAAGGCTCTGCCGTTTCACAGCAACTGGCTGTATTGCGCAGCAAAAACGTTGTCCACGGAATCAAAGAAGGGACAACCGTCACTTATTCGCTGCGTGATCCGCTGATTAAGGACCTGCTGGCAGTCACCAAACAGATTTTTGACAATCATCTGGTTGATGCCATTTCCATGCTGGAAGATATTCGTAGAGAGTCCTGACACAATAAACAAGAGCAACTGGATGTAATCACCGGAGGTTCTTGTTTTTTTGTGTTAGTTCCCGTTGGAATTGTGCGTAATCCGATTGACAGGACGTATGCAGGGGAGTAGTCTTTTAAATATATTCAAATATTCAAATATATGAAGAAAAGAAGGTTTTTGTACATGAGATGGATGGGGAGATATGCAGGGTATAATGCTGCCGCTTTTCGCAAGGATCTGTTATCAGGGCTGATTGTAGGTATCATTGCGATTCCACTCGGTATGGCATTTGCCATCGCTTCCGGGGTCAAACCGGAGTATGGATTGTACACCACTGTAATCGCAGGGATTCTCATTTCCTTGCTGGGTGGGTCCAAGTTCCAGATTGGCGGGCCAACGGGGGCATTCATTCCAATCCTCTTTGCCATTGTGATGCAGTATGGATATGAGAATCTGCTGATTGCCGGAATGATGGCCGGCTTGATGCTTGTACTTATGGGCGTATTCAAGCTTGGGGCGTTAATCAAGTTTATTCCAAGGCCGGTGACTATCGGTTTTACGGCAGGGATCGCCGTCATTATTTTTAGCGGACAAATTACGAACTTCCTGGGACTTCGAGGCATCGAGAAACACGAGGATTTCTGGTCCAATATGAAAGAAATCGGGATGCATATCTCAACGATTAATATATACAGTGTGCTTACAGCTGGAATCTGTCTGGCTGTTCTTCTGCTTGTGCCCAAGTTTGCACCAAAGGTGCCTGCATCACTGGTGGGGCTGGTTCTTTCGACGGTAGTCGCGGCGTTCTTTTTTGAAGGGCAGGTGGCTACGATCGGTTCGTCCTTTGGCGCCATACCTAACGCTTTGCCTCAGTTTCATATGCCTGAGATCACTTGGGAGCATATCGTGAACTTGCTGCAACCCGCTTTTGTCATTGCCATGCTGGGTGGAATTGAATCGCTGCTGTCGGCTGTTGTTGCCGATGGCATGACCGGAAGTCGGCATAACAGCAATCGAGAGTTGATTGGGCAGGGAATTGCTAATATGGTGACGCCGTTATTTGGTGGTATTCCTGCAACAGGAGCGATTGCACGTACAGCAACAAATATCAAATCCGGCGCAGTATCGCCGTGGTCTGGCGTGATTCACGGTGTAGTGGTTTTGCTGGTACTTGTTCTCTTTGCGCCATATGCATCCCACATTCCTCTTGCCAGTATGGCTCCCGTTCTCATGCTGGTTGCTTGGAATATGAGTGAACGAAGATCCTTCATACATGTCATGAAAACCAAAACGAGCGATTCACTCGTTCTGCTGATTACCTTTTTGCTGACCGTATTTACAAGTTTAACAACGGCTGTAGAGGTTGGGTTGATTCTGGCTGTTCTTTTATTTGTTAAACGCATGAGTGAGATGTTGAAGGTTGCCAAAGTACTGCCCGATCCCGAGCATAAACATGAGAAAGTTATGGCCCACATGGTTCGGGAAGGACATGACTGTCCGCAAATAAGCCTATATACAATTGAAGGGCCACTGTTTTTCGGGGCAGCGGATATGTTTGAGAAGTCGGTCATGGATTCGATTCATCGGCGACCAGGCACTCTGCTGTTGCGCATGGGCAAGGTGCCTTTTATGGATACAACAGGTGAATCCAATCTGGCCCGTGTTGTCAAACATATGGAGAGATCCGGGGGCAGAGTTTTACTTTCAGGCATTCAGGCGCAACCGTTGGAAATGCTGAAGAGAACAGGTTTGATTGAACGGATTGGTTCGGATCATATGTTTGAGCACACGGGTGAAGCTATCAATTATGCATTGCAGCATCTGGATGTTCAGAAATGTAAGGGGTGCAAACATTTTGCCTTCCGTGAATGTGCTGCATTGTCGAGAGATGGAGCTATAGGAGTCTAAAGAGTATTTGTTTATCAAAATATATATTCTGGAAAATAAATAAAAAATATACTATGTTATAGGTTGATAGGTGAAAGGATTACATCGTTCATCAGATGAGAAATAATCATATTAAACCGAAGGAGCAACCATATGTCCATTCAACCGACTGCTTTACGTTCAGTGCTTAACCCCAGGTACCTGGAGTCTGCATTGAGTAATCAATATGACATTGGAACATGGGAAGAATGTTTGTTTTGGCTTAGAGGATTGAATGATACTTACCGGATTCGCACGTCCAGTGGCATGTACATTCTCCGTATCTACCGCACTGAAATCACGGAGGCAGATGTTCAGTATGAGCTTTCATTATTGTCTCAACTGAAGAACGTTCTAGGTTCTGCGGAACATACCGACATTGGAGAATACATCGAGAAGAAAGATCATACGGGATATACGGTGTTGGAGGCTGCGGAAGGCAAGCGGGTTGCTGTGATGTTTCGGTATATTGAGGGTACGGAGAACAACCTGGAGGATGAGGAGTCTTGTTATGCCTTTGGCCAATCTGCGGCTGAATTGCATGAGGCTATGGATCAGGTGAACATGGAGCTGCCACGATATGAGCTGGATCTGAAGTTACTTATTGACGAACCCCTTGAGCGAATTATCCACTATATCGGTGAGAACAATGAAGCAGCAGCATTTCTCCATACGTTTGCCACAACGTTAAAAGAACGCATCGTTGCCACTTCCAGACAAGACCTGGACTTTGGTCTGTGCCATGGCGATATGCATGGGAATAACAATGTGTTTCAACAGGAACATCAGTTCATCCATTATGACTTCGAGTGGGCAGCCAAAGGCTGGCGTGCCTATGATTTAGCTCAAGTGAAAGTTCGAAAAAGACAGTCTGATGAGCGAAAGGCAGCATTATGGGATGCGCTCATGGCAGGATATCGTTCAGTCCGAAGTTTCTCTGCCGAAGATGAGCAGGCGGTTGATCTCTTTATTGTTGCTCGCCGATTCTGGGTGATGGGACTAGATGTTGCTTTTATTGAGAGTGATATGGGTGCGCTGGACTATGGTTCGGATTGGCTGGATAGTTTCGTGGAAGAGTTCCGGGAAGCAGATATCGTTAGTTAATCATTCAATGAAAAAGAGAATATAGTCACCATCATCATGCCGCCATTCTGGCGGTTTTTTTAGTTTGAATGAACGTACATGCCTGTTGTAATACGTTTACTCAGCGAATTCAACAGGCTTGTCATTGAATTTGTACCCGACACCCCGAATTGTACGGATATAGTGTGGCTTGGCCGGATTTTGTTCCAGCTTCTTCCGCAGATTATAGATATGTACCATAACTGTATGCGTATCGCCCATATGCACATCATCCCAGAGCAGAGAGAAAAGCTGTTCATTTTTGTATACGCGGTTAGGGTTCTTCGCGAGATGGAACAATAATTTGAATTCCTTGGCCGACAAAGCAATGGGTTTGTCACCGACGAGTACACGATGAGTGGCTGGGTCGATGAGTAGTTGATCAAATACCAGCGTTTCATCCACCTGTTCCTCTTGTTTCTGTGGCATGTTGTTTCTCCGAATATGAGCCTTGACTCGTGCAATCAGCTCAATTGGACTAAATGGTTTGGAGATAAAGTCGTCCCCTCCCAGCCCAAGTCCGATGACTTTGTCTGTGGCTTCATCCTTACAACTTACGAACAAAATAGGCACATTACTCGTTTTACGAATCTCGCTACAGATTTGAAAACCATCCATCCCAGGCAACAGCACATCCAGGAGTACAAGATCAGGTGAATGCTCCTGTGCAGCTCGAAGTGCCTCCACGCCAGTGTATGCAGATATAGTCTGAAAACCTTCCCGTTTCAAAGACATCGTTAACAATTCATTGATTTCATGATCATCATCGACAATCAAAATCGTGTTTTTCAAAGACATACGGCGTTCATTCTCCTTATGTATATCGCTTTGGTCAAAGTCCGTATCCTTCCAATCGTTCGTCGAAAGTCCTCGATGTATTCTGTTTCAAGTATCGCATGTGGACCGGGATAAGTCGATTGGATACATAAAATTTGATATGAAATTGAGGTTAACTTGAATTTCAATTTATGGTCTTGATGATTAGGCTCCTTCTATAATTATTGATATTAAACTTGGGCGTTCCAAGGTTGAGCTCTGGAGGGAGATAGGTCTAGTGAATGGAAATGGGGGGAATCACCTGAAATGGGTGTTGTGGAGTGTGGTACTGCTTGGTGCACTGGTAATCAGTGGATGTTCATCTGACACTGCGCCAGACCAGATCAGAGAAAAGACGCTTGGAAGCTCATCAAATGAAGTCATCGTGGGAGCTGTATGGCCTTTTGAGAAGCAGAATGAACAATTTCGTGAAGGACTTCAGTTGGCGCTGGAGCAGATTAACAAAGAGGGTGTTCTGGGAGGGAAAAAAATTAAATTGCTGGAGATGGACGATGGCGCTTCCACGACAAAGGGCATGGCCATCGCGCAGCAATTCGCCGATAATCCCTCCGTCAGTGCGGTCATTGGGCATCGGGGTTCTTCCGTAACCGTACCGGCTTCACGCATATATGCCAATGCGGGCATTGTACTGTTGTCTCCGGCATCGACCTCGCCCAAACTGACCGATGTGAGCAGTCCTTATATTTTTAGAAATATACCGAATGATAATCAGATCGGGCAATCCCTTGCCCTGTATGCTGCGGGCACGAAACATGAGAATATCGCAATTTACTATACCGATGACGAGTATGGTAGAGGGCTCGCGAATGCATTTGAACGTCAGGCTACCCTATCCGGACAGAATGTGGTTGACCGCGTATCCGGTTATAAGGACGGAGCCGACATGATGCGGATTGCGAATAAATGGGAAACACTGGACACGGATCTGATCATGGTCGCGACTAGGGCTGACGAAGGCATTACGTTTGTCAAAGCAATCCGTGCGGCGGGTATGGATACCCCTATCATTGGGGGAGATGCGCTTGATTCGGCTGAGTTTGCACAAGGCGGCGGGTCCGTAGAAGGCACAATCGTCGCTTCCGTATACGATGATCAGGGACAATCGACCGTCAATCAAGATTTTCGATCAACCTACATTGAACACTATGGTAAGGCACCGGACAAATGGGCAGCACAGGCATATGATTCACTGAAATTACTCGCTGCGGGTATAGAAGAAGCAGGTTCACGAAGTCC
This Paenibacillus xylanexedens DNA region includes the following protein-coding sequences:
- a CDS encoding SulP family inorganic anion transporter — encoded protein: MRWMGRYAGYNAAAFRKDLLSGLIVGIIAIPLGMAFAIASGVKPEYGLYTTVIAGILISLLGGSKFQIGGPTGAFIPILFAIVMQYGYENLLIAGMMAGLMLVLMGVFKLGALIKFIPRPVTIGFTAGIAVIIFSGQITNFLGLRGIEKHEDFWSNMKEIGMHISTINIYSVLTAGICLAVLLLVPKFAPKVPASLVGLVLSTVVAAFFFEGQVATIGSSFGAIPNALPQFHMPEITWEHIVNLLQPAFVIAMLGGIESLLSAVVADGMTGSRHNSNRELIGQGIANMVTPLFGGIPATGAIARTATNIKSGAVSPWSGVIHGVVVLLVLVLFAPYASHIPLASMAPVLMLVAWNMSERRSFIHVMKTKTSDSLVLLITFLLTVFTSLTTAVEVGLILAVLLFVKRMSEMLKVAKVLPDPEHKHEKVMAHMVREGHDCPQISLYTIEGPLFFGAADMFEKSVMDSIHRRPGTLLLRMGKVPFMDTTGESNLARVVKHMERSGGRVLLSGIQAQPLEMLKRTGLIERIGSDHMFEHTGEAINYALQHLDVQKCKGCKHFAFRECAALSRDGAIGV
- a CDS encoding alpha/beta hydrolase fold domain-containing protein, with protein sequence MNMYIHNHKRSLTSFLFEKYIGTLDTKKFFSTRELTRKHLDHMGLENIKPYTLGRTKLSSSIKERSHEDMQVFTLNDQHSREQRVILYIHGGAHTHQPLSLHWKFMDRMAKALNAKVVAPIYPKVPHFNYQHTYPKLLNLYRNLLASVDDPAQLTIMGDSAGGNISLALAHYLKMHDLPQPKDIILLSPCVDMVLDNPVIFDYETRDPMLAVEGYDVIRRIWAADKPLNDPLISPIYGDFAGLGKISIFIGTHEGLFPDNMKLDKLLTDQRIDHQTYVYPKMNHVFVLYPIPEAKDAQRKIVNIIKNSTYETNQ
- a CDS encoding ArsR/SmtB family transcription factor — translated: MNQSIQQFKADFFKALAHPMRIQILELLSEGAKNVNELQSILGSEGSAVSQQLAVLRSKNVVHGIKEGTTVTYSLRDPLIKDLLAVTKQIFDNHLVDAISMLEDIRRES
- a CDS encoding ABC transporter substrate-binding protein encodes the protein MNGNGGNHLKWVLWSVVLLGALVISGCSSDTAPDQIREKTLGSSSNEVIVGAVWPFEKQNEQFREGLQLALEQINKEGVLGGKKIKLLEMDDGASTTKGMAIAQQFADNPSVSAVIGHRGSSVTVPASRIYANAGIVLLSPASTSPKLTDVSSPYIFRNIPNDNQIGQSLALYAAGTKHENIAIYYTDDEYGRGLANAFERQATLSGQNVVDRVSGYKDGADMMRIANKWETLDTDLIMVATRADEGITFVKAIRAAGMDTPIIGGDALDSAEFAQGGGSVEGTIVASVYDDQGQSTVNQDFRSTYIEHYGKAPDKWAAQAYDSLKLLAAGIEEAGSRSPKAIAEALSDLTSWDGVTGEHFFDTQGDVQGMSIVMKKLQQGKFQTLNETPVSDSSRDSAKGGGQDE
- a CDS encoding phosphotransferase, which codes for MSIQPTALRSVLNPRYLESALSNQYDIGTWEECLFWLRGLNDTYRIRTSSGMYILRIYRTEITEADVQYELSLLSQLKNVLGSAEHTDIGEYIEKKDHTGYTVLEAAEGKRVAVMFRYIEGTENNLEDEESCYAFGQSAAELHEAMDQVNMELPRYELDLKLLIDEPLERIIHYIGENNEAAAFLHTFATTLKERIVATSRQDLDFGLCHGDMHGNNNVFQQEHQFIHYDFEWAAKGWRAYDLAQVKVRKRQSDERKAALWDALMAGYRSVRSFSAEDEQAVDLFIVARRFWVMGLDVAFIESDMGALDYGSDWLDSFVEEFREADIVS
- a CDS encoding glycoside hydrolase family 43 protein codes for the protein MKNANQSEQCTFNNPIMPGFYPDPSVCRVGEDFYLVTSTFAYFPGVPIFQSRDLVNWKQIGNVLDRPSQLNLQGAGHSQGIFAPTLRYHEGTFYMITTNVSHGGNFVVTATDPAGPWSDPYFIEGAEGIDPTIFFDDGKAYYLGTRPCSEGVRYNGNWEVWLRELDLTNMKLVGDSYVLWRGAMVDVIWPEGPHLYKIDEYYYLLIAEGGTGPNHAVTIARSKSLTEGYVGNPNNPIITHRHLGKRYPVVNVGHADLVQAENGQWFMVMLASRPYGGSFSNLGRETFLASVVWEDGWPVVNEGRGILEEQGTLDLKPVPVEPQLRFDHFDSDKLGLQWMFLRNPQEDLYSLTERKGYLRLKLKPQTLKEKENSSFVCLRQRHMDYVAATAMEFVPGNANETAGLVVIQNDLYHIRIERALTENQQVLRVVTVIDGQDTHIAQVALDDEVSRVYIKLAATGQQLSFYYSTDGSQYHLVAEQVDTSSLSTEVAGGFVGCCIGMFSSSNGTSSDQVADFDWFEYGSYK
- a CDS encoding response regulator transcription factor; this translates as MSLKNTILIVDDDHEINELLTMSLKREGFQTISAYTGVEALRAAQEHSPDLVLLDVLLPGMDGFQICSEIRKTSNVPILFVSCKDEATDKVIGLGLGGDDFISKPFSPIELIARVKAHIRRNNMPQKQEEQVDETLVFDQLLIDPATHRVLVGDKPIALSAKEFKLLFHLAKNPNRVYKNEQLFSLLWDDVHMGDTHTVMVHIYNLRKKLEQNPAKPHYIRTIRGVGYKFNDKPVEFAE
- a CDS encoding carbohydrate ABC transporter permease — encoded protein: MKRFSRKRSLGDSIFSITNGIFMLLVMVVTLYPFLNTIAVSFNNGLDTIRGGIYLWPREWTLQNYVSVFQNPNLTQAAFISVARTVVGTVVQLFCTAMLAYVLSRKEYMFNKLVTTLFVMTMYFSGGLIPGYMLIKQVGLLNSFWVYIIPGLIGVFNMIVIRTYIQGLSEGLIESAKMDGAGDFRIFMRIVLPLSKPVLATVALFIAVGQWNSWFDSMLYTAGNRNLTTLQYELMKLLSSATSQGGTVNVDSFKNVTNMVTPVSIRAAITVVTAMPIVLLYPFLQKYFVTGLTIGGVKE